From Prosthecobacter sp., the proteins below share one genomic window:
- a CDS encoding pyridoxal-phosphate dependent enzyme yields MIPPRHLSTVAPDLDKLAPPMDLVVRPTPITSAPTLAEKWGLTELRVKRDDLAHPLYGGSKVRTLEYFLGHARMRGASGLATMGPYGSHQSLTLAIFGRLHGFKTRTVLAPRPMTPEIELNDRLILSYGMDVLRCGSFAAVPLALLRARLRSLGDKRPYWIPSGSKHPLGILSLVEGALEVARSVEAGELPMPDDVVVATGTCATAAGLLLGFAIAGLKVRVVAVRMIPKIVTGPRKMRRLAERTLELLRQHGFDGPVNWGESLWVDAHAGPGYGLNNALGKQAADDVAASGYFRIETTYTGKTLGLLASGALAGRRVLFWNTCSAVDPRPGSLP; encoded by the coding sequence ATGATCCCACCACGTCATTTGAGCACAGTGGCTCCCGACCTCGACAAGCTGGCACCGCCCATGGATCTCGTCGTCCGGCCGACGCCGATCACCAGCGCGCCTACGCTGGCAGAGAAGTGGGGGCTCACGGAACTGCGCGTCAAGCGCGACGACCTGGCCCATCCGCTCTATGGCGGCAGCAAGGTGCGCACCCTGGAGTATTTCCTCGGCCATGCGCGCATGAGAGGCGCGAGCGGACTCGCGACCATGGGGCCCTATGGCAGCCACCAATCCCTGACCTTGGCGATTTTTGGGCGGCTGCACGGCTTCAAGACGCGCACGGTGCTGGCACCCCGGCCCATGACGCCCGAGATCGAACTCAACGACCGCCTGATTCTGAGCTACGGGATGGACGTGCTGCGCTGCGGCAGTTTCGCGGCGGTGCCACTGGCATTACTCCGCGCTCGGCTCCGCTCGCTGGGGGACAAGCGGCCTTACTGGATCCCTTCCGGTTCCAAACATCCGCTCGGCATTCTCAGTCTCGTGGAGGGAGCGCTGGAGGTGGCGCGCTCTGTCGAAGCGGGAGAGCTGCCCATGCCCGACGATGTGGTGGTGGCGACCGGCACCTGCGCGACGGCGGCGGGACTGCTGCTGGGCTTTGCCATTGCAGGCCTGAAGGTGCGAGTCGTCGCGGTCCGGATGATACCAAAGATCGTCACCGGGCCGCGCAAGATGCGGCGTCTGGCGGAGCGGACCCTGGAGCTGTTGCGCCAGCATGGTTTCGACGGCCCCGTGAACTGGGGTGAATCGCTGTGGGTGGACGCACATGCTGGCCCGGGATATGGGCTCAACAATGCTCTAGGAAAACAAGCGGCCGACGACGTCGCGGCCTCCGGATACTTCCGCATCGAGACGACCTACACGGGGAAAACGCTCGGTTTGCTCGCCAGCGGAGCCCTGGCTGGGCGACGTGTGCTGTTCTGGAACACCTGTAGCGCGGTGGATCCCAGACCGGGCTCTCTGCCGTGA
- a CDS encoding formyltransferase family protein, protein MVRELPGQVVGIVRSTCRFKGKNLPQFLWHLWRQSGFRYIAHLVLRSLLDRLVLATKGLTRHKPSVGSLSDIGTHHGIAVISSEDINDSETVAQIQNLRPDLIVSVYLLQLIKPTLIQLPVRGVINVHPALLPRHRGRCPIFAAIVAGDEETGVTVHWVDDRVDSGSILLQERLKLCPEDSALMLLYRCSMTGAAMLVKAVKLIEGGNAPHIPQDESQATYQSWPSLADQVLFRQRKGRYGTCLDLWKYL, encoded by the coding sequence ATGGTCCGGGAACTACCAGGGCAGGTGGTCGGCATTGTGAGGTCAACGTGCCGGTTCAAGGGCAAGAATCTGCCCCAATTCCTTTGGCACTTGTGGCGGCAGTCCGGCTTCCGCTATATCGCACATCTCGTACTCAGATCGCTTTTGGATCGGCTCGTGCTCGCGACAAAGGGCCTGACAAGGCACAAGCCGTCGGTTGGCTCCCTGTCTGACATCGGAACCCATCATGGGATTGCGGTGATCTCTTCTGAGGACATCAATGACTCCGAGACGGTGGCCCAGATCCAGAATCTTCGCCCTGACTTGATCGTCTCCGTCTATCTATTGCAACTGATCAAACCAACCCTGATCCAGTTGCCGGTTCGTGGTGTTATCAACGTTCATCCGGCATTGCTGCCTCGACACCGGGGACGGTGTCCCATATTCGCGGCGATTGTCGCTGGCGATGAAGAAACAGGTGTGACTGTACATTGGGTGGATGACCGCGTCGACTCAGGAAGCATCTTGCTACAAGAAAGGCTGAAGCTATGCCCTGAGGATAGCGCTTTGATGTTATTGTACAGATGCTCAATGACTGGAGCAGCCATGCTGGTGAAGGCCGTGAAACTCATCGAGGGCGGCAACGCGCCACATATTCCCCAAGACGAAAGCCAAGCCACATATCAATCCTGGCCCAGCCTTGCAGATCAGGTGCTTTTCCGGCAAAGAAAAGGGAGATACGGCACCTGTCTCGACCTTTGGAAATACCTGTGA
- a CDS encoding Gfo/Idh/MocA family oxidoreductase — translation MNTLRIGAIGAGGFGLFALQQFLQIPGVQLAGIAGTHREAALAVARRFGVPDLVEVDALLASPEVDLVYIATPPFLHYPQALAALKAGKHVICEKPLALTVAQADELVALAQAKDLLCIANLMQRYNPLFESVRRLVESRVLGECLHGYFENYASDEGLRSEHWFWDRAMSGGIFIEHGVHFFDLFEGWLGQGEVVAAQRVLRPGLGIEEQVQCTVRHASGALVNFHHSFTQPSRMDRQEFRLLFEHGDVTLEEWVPVRARIRAAVNEEQTRTLLELFPGASLDVLKTYGGSDRAARGRFKELDFYQQIELRHGLGDDKMRRYCELLRARFTDQLAWLRDRTHVRQLTERNARDSLAMAEKATHLAEASA, via the coding sequence ATGAACACGCTTCGCATCGGTGCCATTGGCGCAGGAGGCTTCGGCCTGTTCGCTCTCCAGCAATTTCTTCAGATCCCGGGAGTGCAGCTTGCGGGGATCGCCGGGACGCATCGCGAGGCGGCACTGGCCGTGGCGCGGCGCTTTGGCGTGCCCGATTTGGTGGAGGTGGACGCGCTGCTCGCAAGCCCGGAGGTCGATTTGGTTTACATCGCGACGCCGCCGTTCCTCCATTACCCGCAGGCGCTGGCGGCTCTGAAGGCGGGCAAACATGTCATCTGCGAGAAGCCGCTCGCCTTGACGGTGGCACAAGCCGATGAACTCGTGGCGCTGGCACAAGCCAAGGATCTCCTCTGCATCGCCAATCTGATGCAGCGCTACAATCCGCTGTTTGAATCCGTCCGGCGGCTGGTCGAGTCGCGCGTGCTCGGCGAGTGCCTGCACGGCTATTTCGAAAACTACGCGAGTGACGAGGGTCTGCGATCCGAGCACTGGTTCTGGGACCGTGCGATGAGCGGTGGCATCTTCATCGAGCATGGTGTGCATTTCTTCGACCTCTTCGAAGGCTGGCTGGGCCAGGGCGAGGTGGTGGCCGCGCAGCGTGTGCTGCGGCCTGGCTTGGGCATCGAAGAGCAGGTGCAGTGCACCGTGCGCCATGCGAGCGGCGCGCTGGTGAATTTTCATCACAGTTTCACGCAGCCATCACGGATGGACCGGCAGGAGTTTCGTCTTCTCTTTGAGCACGGCGATGTGACGCTGGAGGAATGGGTGCCGGTGCGCGCGCGCATCCGTGCCGCGGTGAACGAGGAGCAGACGCGCACGCTGCTGGAGCTGTTTCCCGGCGCGAGTCTCGATGTGCTGAAGACCTATGGAGGCAGTGATCGCGCTGCACGTGGCCGGTTCAAAGAACTCGACTTCTACCAGCAAATCGAGCTGCGCCACGGATTGGGCGACGACAAGATGCGCCGCTACTGTGAGCTGCTGCGCGCGCGCTTCACCGACCAGCTCGCCTGGCTGCGGGACCGCACGCATGTGCGCCAATTGACGGAACGAAACGCCCGTGACTCACTGGCGATGGCCGAGAAAGCCACGCACCTCGCCGAGGCGTCCGCGTGA
- a CDS encoding alpha/beta hydrolase — protein sequence MPLDPQAQAFLAQLAALGAPPLEQLPVDQVRAIYRQLFGGSGEPEAVGEVIDRTIPGPGGPIPLRIYTPKGSGPFPVLVHLHGGGWVVGDLAAYDPICRKLTNAAGCAVVSVDYRLAPEHKFPAALDDCYAALQWVAANAPTFHGDASRIAVGGDSAGGTLSAVVAQQARDEGGPRLCYQLLIYPVTNYGFNTPSYRENADGYLLTKNLMAWFWGHYLRSESDGSSPKASPLRSPNLGGLPPALVITAEFDPLRDEGEAYASQLRDAGVSVTLKRYDGMIHGFFGLSGALAQGQHAVAEAAAGLRAAFREKTPGI from the coding sequence ATGCCACTCGATCCCCAGGCGCAGGCCTTTCTTGCCCAGCTCGCTGCCTTAGGCGCACCGCCACTCGAACAACTTCCGGTGGATCAGGTGCGCGCCATCTATCGCCAGTTGTTTGGCGGGAGCGGGGAGCCCGAGGCGGTCGGCGAGGTCATCGATCGAACGATTCCCGGACCCGGGGGGCCGATCCCGCTGCGGATCTACACCCCCAAGGGATCGGGCCCGTTTCCGGTCCTCGTTCACCTGCACGGCGGCGGCTGGGTGGTCGGCGACCTGGCGGCGTATGATCCCATCTGCCGCAAGCTCACGAATGCGGCCGGGTGCGCCGTGGTGTCCGTTGATTACCGGCTCGCGCCCGAGCACAAGTTCCCGGCGGCGCTGGACGATTGCTATGCAGCGCTGCAATGGGTGGCCGCAAATGCGCCCACCTTTCATGGCGATGCGTCGCGGATCGCGGTCGGCGGCGACAGCGCGGGCGGCACACTCTCGGCGGTGGTGGCGCAGCAGGCGCGTGACGAGGGTGGTCCCCGGCTTTGCTATCAACTCCTCATCTATCCCGTCACGAACTACGGTTTCAACACGCCGAGCTACCGCGAGAACGCGGACGGCTATCTCCTGACGAAGAACCTGATGGCCTGGTTCTGGGGGCACTACCTGCGCAGTGAATCCGATGGCAGCTCACCCAAGGCTTCACCGCTGCGGTCCCCCAACCTTGGAGGCCTGCCACCGGCACTCGTGATCACGGCTGAATTCGACCCGCTGCGCGATGAGGGCGAGGCTTACGCGTCACAGCTTCGCGATGCGGGCGTATCGGTCACCCTGAAGCGCTATGATGGAATGATTCACGGCTTCTTTGGACTCAGCGGAGCCCTAGCGCAAGGTCAGCACGCTGTGGCGGAGGCGGCCGCCGGCTTGCGGGCTGCGTTTCGGGAAAAGACGCCTGGCATTTAG
- a CDS encoding sugar phosphate isomerase/epimerase has translation MQSRRHFLHTALGFATLPHLAWAAAPGGVSLGFSLYGMKTLSLSEALKTCAEIGYANVEFALNAGFPTEPKVFTTAARTEAAQQLRALKLDLPCLMVNLSLTADDKAHVQALQSITDAAQLAREMNADRPAIIETVLGGKPATWEQQKSGMAERLQSWAETAEKAQTTIAIKAHVGSAVNSPERLLWLLEQVKSPAIQVAYDYSHFELQGIDMEESMKLLLSRTKFIHVKDSVGEPGKFQFLLPGEGRTDYVKYFTALKKHGYHGPVVVEVSGQIFNKPGYEPIAAAKQCYTVLSGALAKVG, from the coding sequence ATGCAATCACGTCGCCATTTTCTTCACACTGCTCTGGGATTTGCCACCCTGCCACATCTCGCGTGGGCGGCAGCGCCTGGCGGGGTCAGCCTCGGCTTCAGCTTGTATGGCATGAAGACGCTGTCTTTGAGCGAGGCTCTGAAAACCTGTGCCGAGATCGGCTATGCCAATGTCGAGTTCGCTTTGAATGCAGGTTTTCCCACCGAACCCAAGGTCTTCACGACGGCAGCACGCACCGAGGCGGCGCAGCAGCTCCGTGCGCTCAAGCTGGACCTGCCATGCCTGATGGTGAACCTCAGCCTCACCGCCGATGACAAGGCTCATGTCCAGGCCCTGCAAAGCATCACCGATGCGGCGCAACTGGCGCGCGAGATGAATGCAGACCGGCCTGCCATCATCGAGACGGTGCTCGGTGGCAAACCGGCGACCTGGGAGCAGCAGAAGTCCGGCATGGCCGAGCGTCTGCAATCCTGGGCCGAGACGGCGGAAAAGGCGCAGACCACGATCGCCATCAAAGCCCATGTGGGCAGCGCGGTGAACTCGCCGGAGCGCCTGCTCTGGCTGCTGGAGCAGGTGAAGTCACCGGCCATCCAAGTGGCTTACGACTACAGCCATTTTGAGCTGCAAGGCATCGACATGGAAGAAAGCATGAAGCTGCTGCTGTCGCGCACGAAGTTCATTCACGTCAAAGACTCGGTGGGCGAGCCAGGGAAGTTCCAGTTCCTGCTGCCCGGTGAAGGGCGCACCGATTATGTGAAGTACTTCACCGCGCTCAAAAAGCACGGCTACCATGGCCCCGTCGTGGTGGAGGTTAGCGGACAGATCTTCAACAAGCCCGGCTATGAACCCATCGCCGCCGCGAAGCAGTGCTACACGGTCCTGTCCGGCGCTTTGGCGAAGGTCGGCTAA
- the mutS gene encoding DNA mismatch repair protein MutS gives MSDAATTPMMKQYLAIRRELPEDVLLFFRLGDFYELFFEDAKVASPILNVALTKRNGVPMCGVPHHSSQGYIAKLIKGGKRVAIAEQTTEPTPGKIVERAVSQILSAGTINDLNLLDSNRPNYLAAVFRSGKKLGLAYVDHTTGEFEVGEFKDTTELADELERLQASELLFSDDQRDVIDALGSPSSAQPIESYLFLLDQAQHSLTQHFKVQSLDGFGCTGMNAAICAAGCILQYLQFQLRRSVDHIQRLRVGQTNDCVLIDAASQSHLELVTARGGTQHTLLSALDRTCTPMGARKMRHWVLHPLRDLELLTQRQDMIAALLDEPILLGQIRTLLKEVRDLERTSSRLSQGSGNGRDLQALAVSLEVVPSLKTLLSEWSTRSAMSDHLTTRLHDLTPICQEIQRAICDEPPMQIKEGGVFREGYLPALDELRAASTLGRQWIADLQNREIERTGIKSLKIKYNAVFGYFIEITKANVGSVPTDYHRKQTTVNGERYITDELKRMEDKILGSEERSKALEYEQFIELRSRVLEHLAHIQETAEAIAILDSLCSLAETARLFNYTRPVLNETRNLFIRDGRHPVLDQNLTSGERFVPNDVTLEPEESRLILITGPNMAGKSTYLRQTALLTLMAQIGSFLPAASAEIGLVDRIFTRIGASDDIARGQSTFMVEMNETSLILNNATERSLVILDEIGRGTSTFDGLSIAWSVAEHLHDHIGARCLFATHYHEITALAQSRSAVKNYNVAVKEWNQQIIFLRKILPGCAEKSYGIQVARLAGLPENVIARAKEVLQQLESGHQPAESVKEVPVPTSVPAKTRKKAVSDADAGQMSLFG, from the coding sequence ATGTCCGACGCAGCCACCACTCCCATGATGAAGCAGTACCTCGCCATCCGGCGCGAGCTGCCGGAGGACGTGCTGCTGTTCTTCCGCCTGGGCGACTTTTATGAGCTGTTCTTCGAGGATGCGAAGGTCGCCTCGCCCATCCTCAATGTCGCCCTCACGAAGCGTAACGGCGTGCCCATGTGCGGGGTGCCGCATCATTCGTCGCAGGGCTACATCGCAAAGCTGATCAAAGGCGGCAAGCGTGTCGCCATCGCCGAGCAGACCACCGAACCAACACCTGGAAAAATCGTCGAGCGAGCCGTTTCGCAGATCCTCAGCGCGGGCACGATCAATGACCTCAACCTCCTCGACTCGAACCGCCCGAACTACCTCGCTGCAGTATTTCGTTCGGGCAAGAAACTCGGCCTCGCTTATGTCGATCACACCACCGGTGAGTTCGAAGTGGGCGAGTTCAAGGACACCACCGAGCTTGCCGATGAGCTTGAGCGACTTCAAGCGAGCGAGTTGCTCTTCAGTGATGATCAGCGCGACGTGATCGACGCTCTCGGTAGTCCGAGCAGCGCGCAACCCATCGAAAGCTACCTCTTCCTGCTCGACCAGGCGCAGCACAGCCTCACGCAGCATTTCAAAGTGCAGTCGCTCGACGGTTTCGGCTGCACCGGCATGAACGCCGCCATCTGCGCCGCCGGCTGCATCCTGCAATATCTGCAATTCCAGCTCCGCCGCAGTGTCGATCACATCCAGCGCCTCCGCGTCGGCCAGACGAACGACTGCGTCCTCATCGACGCCGCCAGCCAGAGCCACCTCGAGCTCGTCACCGCGCGCGGCGGCACGCAGCACACACTTTTGAGCGCGCTCGACCGCACCTGCACGCCGATGGGTGCGCGCAAAATGCGCCATTGGGTGCTGCATCCGCTGCGTGATCTGGAATTGCTCACTCAGCGCCAGGACATGATCGCCGCGCTGCTCGACGAGCCGATTTTGCTCGGCCAAATCCGCACCCTCCTCAAAGAAGTCCGCGATCTGGAACGCACCAGCTCCCGCCTCAGCCAAGGCAGCGGCAATGGCCGCGATTTGCAGGCTTTGGCCGTCTCACTGGAGGTCGTGCCTTCGCTGAAAACACTCCTGTCAGAATGGTCAACCCGGTCAGCCATGTCAGACCACCTGACAACACGCCTCCACGACCTCACCCCCATCTGCCAGGAAATCCAACGCGCCATCTGCGATGAGCCGCCCATGCAGATCAAAGAAGGCGGCGTCTTCCGCGAGGGCTATCTCCCCGCGCTCGATGAACTCCGCGCCGCCTCCACGCTCGGCCGCCAGTGGATCGCCGACCTGCAAAACCGCGAGATCGAGCGCACCGGTATCAAGAGCCTCAAGATCAAATACAACGCCGTCTTCGGTTACTTCATCGAGATCACCAAGGCCAACGTCGGCAGCGTGCCCACCGACTACCACCGCAAGCAGACCACCGTCAACGGCGAGCGCTACATCACCGACGAGTTGAAGCGCATGGAGGACAAAATCCTCGGCAGCGAGGAGCGCAGCAAGGCGCTCGAGTACGAGCAGTTCATCGAGCTGCGCAGCCGCGTCTTGGAGCACCTCGCGCACATCCAGGAAACCGCCGAAGCCATCGCCATCCTCGATTCGCTTTGCTCGCTCGCCGAAACCGCGCGGCTCTTCAATTACACCCGCCCCGTCCTCAACGAGACGCGCAATCTCTTCATCCGCGACGGCCGCCATCCCGTGCTCGATCAAAACCTGACGAGCGGCGAGCGCTTCGTGCCGAACGACGTCACCTTGGAGCCGGAGGAAAGCCGCCTCATCCTCATCACCGGGCCGAACATGGCCGGTAAGAGCACGTATTTGCGCCAGACCGCGCTGCTCACGCTCATGGCGCAAATTGGCAGCTTCCTCCCCGCCGCCAGCGCCGAGATCGGCCTCGTCGATCGCATCTTCACCCGCATCGGCGCCAGCGACGACATCGCACGCGGCCAGAGCACCTTCATGGTCGAGATGAACGAGACCTCGCTCATCCTCAACAACGCCACCGAGCGCTCATTGGTCATCCTCGACGAGATCGGCCGCGGCACGAGCACCTTCGACGGTCTCAGCATCGCCTGGAGCGTCGCCGAGCACCTGCACGACCACATCGGTGCCCGCTGCCTCTTCGCCACCCACTACCACGAGATCACCGCCCTCGCGCAAAGCCGCAGCGCCGTGAAGAACTACAACGTCGCCGTGAAGGAGTGGAACCAGCAGATCATCTTCCTCCGCAAGATCCTCCCCGGCTGCGCCGAAAAAAGCTACGGCATCCAGGTCGCCCGACTCGCCGGCCTCCCCGAAAACGTCATCGCCCGCGCCAAGGAAGTCCTCCAACAACTCGAATCCGGCCACCAGCCCGCCGAGAGTGTCAAAGAAGTGCCGGTGCCGACGAGCGTGCCTGCGAAGACGCGGAAGAAAGCAGTGAGCGATGCCGACGCCGGGCAGATGAGTTTGTTTGGGTGA
- a CDS encoding metallophosphoesterase yields the protein MTTRRRFLQACAAAALPGVVSHAAGGAKPFSFILLGDLHYDSLEHHDLKWLQENHGGDLSQIQNYSRLTAELMPGMFAAVKQRIAALRESSAPPAFVLQVGDLVQGLCGNAELSVKQNREALAFVTQQELGVPFLFTKGNHDVTGDGAKEAFDEVLLPFMAKEAKQLDAAASNTKANHLVTYGESQFAFFDAYDKASLEWLEAVAAKRTVRHLFVIVHPPVVPYGARATWHLYAGEKLKAQREKLLDVLGQQEAMVLGGHLHKFSALTRAAGGKRFSQLAVSSVVSALNQAPKNELHGIASYNGDQVKLEPKHSPETVELRRELYETERKQVTAFEYADTAGYAVVTVSEGNVEAAVHAGSQAGAFQKVKLSV from the coding sequence ATGACCACACGCCGTCGATTTTTGCAAGCCTGTGCCGCTGCGGCGTTGCCGGGAGTGGTTTCGCATGCCGCAGGAGGCGCGAAGCCGTTTTCATTCATCCTGCTGGGCGATTTGCACTACGACAGCCTGGAGCATCATGATTTGAAGTGGTTGCAGGAAAATCACGGCGGTGATCTGAGCCAGATCCAGAATTACTCGCGGCTGACGGCGGAGTTGATGCCGGGAATGTTTGCGGCTGTGAAGCAGCGCATCGCTGCGCTGCGGGAATCGTCCGCGCCACCGGCGTTTGTGCTGCAGGTGGGCGATTTGGTGCAGGGTTTGTGTGGGAACGCGGAGCTTTCCGTGAAGCAGAACCGAGAGGCGCTGGCGTTTGTGACGCAGCAAGAACTCGGTGTGCCGTTTTTGTTCACGAAGGGCAATCATGATGTTACGGGCGACGGAGCCAAGGAGGCGTTTGATGAAGTGCTGCTGCCGTTCATGGCGAAGGAGGCGAAGCAGCTTGATGCGGCGGCTTCGAACACGAAGGCGAATCATCTGGTGACGTACGGCGAGTCGCAGTTCGCGTTCTTTGACGCGTATGACAAAGCGAGCCTGGAATGGCTCGAAGCGGTGGCGGCGAAACGCACGGTGCGGCATCTGTTTGTGATCGTCCATCCGCCGGTGGTGCCGTATGGCGCGCGGGCGACGTGGCATCTGTATGCGGGCGAGAAGTTGAAGGCGCAGCGTGAAAAACTGCTCGATGTGCTCGGACAGCAAGAGGCGATGGTGCTGGGCGGACACTTGCACAAGTTCAGTGCGCTGACGCGGGCGGCAGGCGGAAAAAGATTTTCACAGCTCGCGGTAAGCAGCGTGGTGTCGGCTTTGAATCAAGCGCCGAAGAACGAACTGCATGGCATCGCCAGCTACAACGGCGATCAGGTGAAGCTGGAACCGAAGCACTCGCCGGAGACGGTGGAGCTGAGACGCGAACTGTATGAAACCGAGCGGAAACAGGTGACGGCGTTCGAATACGCGGACACTGCGGGTTATGCGGTGGTGACTGTGAGTGAAGGGAACGTCGAAGCCGCGGTACATGCGGGATCGCAGGCCGGAGCCTTTCAAAAGGTCAAACTTTCGGTGTAA
- a CDS encoding SPFH domain-containing protein: MFDSAMIPVLAGIAAILVFATLAFFASRYKRCPSDRILVVYGKVGGNKSARCVHGGASFVWPVIQDYAYLSLTPMPIDIQLRGALSQQNIRVNTPSTFTVGISTEPGVMENAAERLLGQTQPQIQELAKDIIFGQMRVVIATMPIEEINADRDKLIANISNGVEVELKKVGLRLINVNVQDITDESGYIEALGKEAAARAINDAKIKVSQQERDGDIGAALADKEKRISVAQAQAEAVTGENLSAVEIANSIASRREKEAEAERLGTAAEKVASAKALQESYLAEESAERQRAKREEAAMMATIIVQADIEKRKIEVLAEAEKNRVRISAEAQKQRIELEAEAEKRRIELVAQAEAERIRIIKEGEAAGLKTYMEAEAAGTLAQLEARAKGFQSIVTAAGGADKAAQLMVTEQLPGLVAEQVKAISGIKIDKLTVWDSGRTGEDGKTRTADFVSGLVGAIPPLHDIARNAGIELPGYLGKPASSSGGKKPAPPSDTQAI, encoded by the coding sequence ATGTTCGACTCCGCCATGATTCCCGTCCTCGCCGGCATCGCCGCCATTCTCGTCTTTGCCACGCTCGCGTTCTTTGCCTCACGCTACAAACGTTGTCCCTCCGACCGCATCCTCGTCGTTTACGGCAAGGTCGGCGGCAACAAATCCGCCCGCTGCGTGCATGGTGGCGCCTCCTTTGTGTGGCCGGTCATTCAAGACTACGCCTACCTGAGCCTCACGCCGATGCCCATCGACATCCAACTGCGTGGCGCTCTCTCGCAACAAAACATCCGTGTCAACACGCCCTCCACTTTCACCGTCGGCATCAGCACCGAGCCTGGCGTGATGGAAAACGCCGCCGAGCGTCTGCTCGGCCAAACGCAGCCGCAGATTCAAGAACTCGCCAAGGACATCATCTTCGGCCAGATGCGCGTCGTCATCGCCACGATGCCCATTGAGGAGATCAACGCCGACCGCGACAAGCTCATCGCCAACATCTCCAACGGCGTCGAAGTCGAACTCAAAAAAGTCGGCCTGCGTCTCATCAACGTCAACGTCCAGGACATCACCGACGAATCCGGCTACATCGAAGCCCTCGGCAAAGAAGCCGCCGCACGCGCCATCAACGACGCCAAGATCAAAGTCTCCCAGCAGGAACGCGATGGCGACATCGGTGCCGCCCTTGCTGACAAAGAGAAACGCATCAGCGTCGCGCAAGCCCAGGCCGAAGCCGTCACCGGCGAAAACCTTTCCGCGGTCGAAATTGCCAACTCCATCGCCTCACGCCGCGAAAAAGAAGCCGAGGCCGAACGTCTCGGCACCGCCGCCGAGAAGGTTGCCAGTGCGAAAGCGCTCCAAGAATCTTATCTCGCCGAAGAATCTGCCGAACGTCAGCGTGCCAAGCGCGAAGAAGCCGCGATGATGGCCACCATCATCGTGCAGGCCGACATCGAGAAGCGGAAGATCGAAGTGCTCGCCGAAGCCGAAAAAAATCGTGTCCGCATCAGCGCCGAGGCGCAAAAGCAGCGCATCGAACTCGAAGCCGAGGCCGAGAAACGCCGCATTGAACTCGTGGCGCAAGCCGAAGCCGAACGCATCCGCATCATCAAGGAAGGCGAGGCCGCCGGTCTCAAAACCTACATGGAAGCCGAGGCCGCAGGCACCCTGGCCCAGCTCGAAGCCCGTGCCAAAGGCTTCCAATCCATCGTCACCGCCGCTGGTGGTGCCGACAAAGCCGCGCAGCTCATGGTCACCGAACAATTGCCCGGACTCGTCGCCGAACAGGTCAAAGCCATCTCCGGCATCAAGATCGACAAGCTCACCGTCTGGGATTCCGGCCGCACCGGCGAAGACGGCAAGACCCGCACCGCCGATTTCGTCTCCGGCCTCGTCGGTGCCATCCCCCCGTTGCACGACATCGCCAGAAACGCTGGCATCGAGCTCCCCGGCTACCTTGGCAAACCCGCCTCATCCTCGGGTGGCAAAAAACCAGCACCTCCAAGCGACACGCAGGCTATCTAA